A genomic window from Agreia sp. COWG includes:
- a CDS encoding DUF6704 family protein, with the protein MSNVSEEPGHGHSPAAWTAVIVMLVAFSIGTVAFFFDVQWLVWASAGLLVVGAILGKVLSAAGYGAYSPRYAGKGH; encoded by the coding sequence ATGAGCAACGTTTCTGAAGAACCGGGTCACGGCCACTCGCCTGCCGCCTGGACCGCCGTGATCGTGATGCTGGTCGCCTTCTCCATCGGCACCGTCGCCTTCTTCTTCGACGTTCAGTGGCTCGTCTGGGCCTCGGCAGGCCTTCTGGTCGTCGGAGCGATCCTCGGCAAGGTCCTCTCCGCCGCGGGCTACGGGGCCTACAGCCCTCGCTACGCGGGCAAAGGCCACTAG
- the trpC gene encoding indole-3-glycerol phosphate synthase TrpC, which yields MLEQLLAGAVDDANVRLETVPLASVEKSALAAPAPLDALSFLARAERVKIIAEIKRSSPSRGALAAIVDPASLAREYEAGGASAVSVLTEGRKFGGSLADLQAVRAAVNIPVLRKDFIALEYQVFEARAAGADIVLLIVAALDQPTLIRLHTLIGELGMTALVETHSAEELERAVDLGARVIGVNARNLTTFELDQNLFGSLVDSIPAGVIRIAESAVKTADDVAHYRRAGADVVLIGEALVTQGSPRKTLTEFLSVTP from the coding sequence ATGCTTGAACAGCTCCTTGCCGGTGCCGTAGACGACGCGAATGTGCGCCTCGAGACGGTACCCCTCGCATCCGTCGAGAAGTCGGCTCTTGCCGCCCCGGCCCCGCTCGACGCTCTCTCTTTTCTCGCCCGTGCCGAGCGGGTGAAGATCATCGCCGAGATCAAACGCTCCAGCCCATCCCGTGGCGCGCTGGCAGCTATCGTCGATCCCGCGTCGCTCGCCCGCGAGTACGAGGCCGGTGGGGCGAGCGCCGTGAGCGTGCTGACCGAAGGACGGAAGTTCGGCGGTTCTCTCGCCGACCTCCAAGCGGTTCGCGCAGCGGTGAATATCCCGGTTCTGCGCAAGGATTTCATTGCTTTGGAATATCAGGTGTTCGAGGCCAGAGCGGCCGGGGCCGATATCGTTCTGCTCATCGTCGCCGCGCTCGACCAGCCGACCCTTATCCGCCTCCACACACTGATCGGCGAGCTCGGCATGACCGCACTCGTCGAGACGCACAGTGCAGAGGAGCTCGAGAGGGCCGTCGATCTGGGGGCCCGAGTCATCGGCGTCAATGCCCGTAACCTGACGACCTTCGAGCTGGACCAGAATCTCTTCGGCTCCCTGGTCGACTCGATTCCCGCCGGCGTCATCCGCATCGCCGAGTCGGCGGTCAAGACCGCCGACGACGTCGCTCACTACCGCCGCGCAGGCGCCGACGTCGTTCTCATCGGGGAGGCGCTCGTGACCCAGGGCAGCCCCCGGAAGACCCTCACAGAATTCCTGAGCGTGACACCGTGA
- the lgt gene encoding prolipoprotein diacylglyceryl transferase has protein sequence MVFAPTSIPSPSPEWQSLKIDVSGFTGWLHSLGLPQYSSTLEIRAYAICILVGIVLATVLTSRRLTARGAEPGVVLDIILWAIPFGIIGARAYHVLTHPGDYFGEGIAFWHVFAVWEGGIAIFGALIGGAVGAWIGCRLSGIRFWTFADALAPGMLLAQAAGRFGNYFNHELFGQPTDLPWGLQIESTNAAFPIGLADGTLFHPTFLYEVIWNLAGVAVLLLIDRKLRPQWGKLFAGYLIWYGVGRTVFETIRVDPSEIFLGVRTNVWGAWLAILVGLLIVIIQRREHPGMEPSPYRPGAEWVPAGAGVDSSETYSDEELRGDEADESPDTDTPEPHATSLSGTTSKN, from the coding sequence TTGGTCTTCGCCCCCACCAGCATCCCGAGCCCGAGCCCGGAATGGCAGAGCCTCAAGATCGACGTCAGCGGTTTCACCGGATGGCTGCACAGCCTTGGTCTGCCTCAATACAGCAGCACACTCGAGATTCGCGCATACGCGATCTGCATCCTTGTCGGCATCGTGCTGGCCACGGTACTCACCTCGAGGCGCCTCACCGCACGGGGAGCCGAGCCCGGGGTCGTTCTCGACATCATCCTGTGGGCGATTCCTTTCGGGATCATCGGGGCCCGCGCCTATCACGTGCTCACGCACCCCGGCGACTACTTCGGTGAAGGAATCGCGTTCTGGCACGTCTTCGCTGTCTGGGAGGGAGGCATCGCCATTTTCGGTGCCCTGATCGGCGGCGCTGTCGGAGCGTGGATCGGCTGCCGCCTGAGCGGCATTCGGTTCTGGACCTTCGCCGATGCCCTCGCCCCGGGCATGCTGCTCGCCCAGGCGGCGGGTCGCTTCGGCAACTACTTCAACCACGAGCTCTTCGGCCAACCGACCGACCTGCCGTGGGGACTGCAGATCGAATCGACGAACGCAGCATTCCCCATCGGCCTCGCCGACGGAACGCTCTTTCACCCCACCTTCCTCTACGAGGTCATCTGGAACCTGGCCGGCGTCGCGGTGCTTCTCTTGATCGACCGCAAGCTTCGTCCGCAGTGGGGCAAGCTCTTCGCCGGCTACCTCATCTGGTACGGCGTGGGCCGCACGGTCTTCGAGACCATCCGCGTCGACCCGAGCGAGATCTTCCTCGGCGTTCGCACCAATGTCTGGGGCGCATGGCTCGCCATTCTCGTGGGTCTTCTGATCGTCATCATCCAGCGGCGCGAGCACCCGGGCATGGAACCGAGCCCGTACCGGCCCGGAGCAGAGTGGGTGCCGGCGGGAGCTGGGGTAGACTCATCGGAGACCTACTCGGATGAAGAGCTCAGGGGCGATGAAGCCGACGAATCTCCCGATACGGATACCCCCGAGCCGCACGCCACAAGCCTCAGCGGAACGACATCGAAGAACTGA
- a CDS encoding Trp biosynthesis-associated membrane protein has product MTISAEAGATGSARLKGLTILAVLALSGLVFLAWSQSWGALTVAGDGGVDRTLDIPGATAAPALAALGLAGLASAAALAIAGPVLRVVLGALLALLGASIVLSGTGPLIDPVAAGAPIVTTATGVAGVSAIRDIATAGSATAWPIVAIILGVLLAAAGVVIAATTRRWPVSGRKYQAVRFSDESGAVLGADALLERVSSDDDPNEPRTPTAHEVTDESPDEAAVRRKTASVDNWDSLSRGQDPTV; this is encoded by the coding sequence ATGACGATCTCTGCCGAGGCCGGCGCCACAGGTTCAGCCCGCCTCAAGGGACTCACGATCCTCGCGGTGCTCGCGCTGAGCGGGCTGGTCTTTCTCGCCTGGTCGCAGTCGTGGGGGGCGCTGACCGTAGCTGGCGACGGGGGAGTCGACCGCACTCTCGATATTCCCGGGGCCACGGCCGCACCGGCACTTGCGGCCCTGGGGCTCGCGGGACTGGCCAGCGCCGCAGCCCTGGCCATCGCAGGCCCGGTCCTCCGTGTCGTCCTCGGAGCGCTCCTCGCCCTCCTCGGAGCCAGCATCGTCCTCTCCGGTACCGGTCCGCTGATCGATCCGGTCGCCGCCGGTGCTCCGATCGTGACCACGGCGACGGGCGTCGCCGGCGTCTCAGCCATCCGTGACATCGCGACGGCAGGCTCCGCCACCGCGTGGCCCATCGTGGCGATCATCCTCGGCGTGCTTCTCGCCGCCGCCGGCGTTGTCATCGCGGCCACCACCAGGCGCTGGCCGGTGTCCGGGCGCAAGTACCAGGCGGTCCGATTCTCTGATGAATCGGGTGCCGTCCTGGGCGCTGACGCCCTGCTCGAGCGTGTCAGCTCAGACGATGACCCGAACGAACCGCGCACACCCACCGCTCATGAGGTGACAGACGAGAGCCCCGACGAGGCCGCAGTGCGCAGAAAGACGGCGTCCGTAGACAACTGGGACAGCCTCAGCAGGGGCCAGGATCCCACAGTCTGA
- the trpB gene encoding tryptophan synthase subunit beta, with the protein MPESLIAALDELTAAYDEAKADPEFHRELAELHATYTGRPSIITEVPRFAKHAGGARIILKREDLNHTGSHKICNVLGQALIARRIGKTRLIAETGAGQHGVATATAAALFGMECVVYMGEVDTERQALNVARMRLLGATVIPVTTGTRTLKDALNEAFRDWVANVEDTHYLLGTVAGPHPFPVMVRDFVKIIGEEARQQVIDLTGSLPDAVVACVGGGSNAIGIFHAFLDDPDVALRGYEAGGDGVDTLRHAASITMGRTGVLHGSRSIMLQDEDGQTVDSHSISAGLDYPGVGPEHAWLSSIGRATYTPITDAAAMDAFRLLCQTEGIIPAIETAHALAGAIELGRELGEGATILVNLSGRGDKDVETAGAYFGVLDAGAGA; encoded by the coding sequence ATGCCCGAGTCGCTCATCGCAGCGCTCGACGAGCTCACGGCCGCTTACGACGAGGCCAAGGCCGATCCCGAGTTCCACCGCGAACTAGCCGAGCTCCACGCCACCTACACCGGTCGCCCCTCCATCATCACCGAGGTGCCGCGCTTCGCGAAGCATGCCGGGGGAGCCCGCATCATCTTGAAACGCGAAGATCTGAACCACACGGGTTCGCACAAGATCTGCAACGTTCTCGGCCAGGCGCTCATCGCGCGTCGGATCGGAAAGACCCGACTGATCGCCGAGACCGGCGCCGGTCAGCACGGCGTCGCCACGGCCACTGCCGCTGCGCTCTTCGGAATGGAGTGCGTCGTGTACATGGGGGAGGTCGACACCGAGCGACAGGCCCTGAATGTGGCTCGCATGCGACTTCTCGGCGCCACGGTCATCCCGGTGACCACCGGCACCCGCACCCTGAAGGACGCCCTCAACGAGGCATTCAGGGACTGGGTCGCCAACGTCGAAGACACCCACTACCTGCTCGGCACTGTCGCCGGCCCGCACCCCTTCCCGGTGATGGTGCGCGACTTCGTCAAGATCATCGGCGAAGAGGCTCGTCAGCAGGTCATCGACCTCACCGGTTCTCTGCCGGATGCCGTGGTGGCGTGTGTGGGTGGCGGATCGAACGCGATCGGCATCTTCCACGCCTTCCTCGACGATCCAGATGTTGCTCTGCGCGGCTACGAGGCGGGTGGCGACGGTGTCGACACGCTGAGGCACGCGGCGAGCATCACTATGGGGCGAACGGGCGTACTGCACGGCTCGCGCAGCATCATGCTGCAAGACGAAGACGGCCAGACCGTAGATTCTCACTCCATCTCCGCCGGCCTCGACTACCCGGGCGTCGGACCGGAGCACGCCTGGCTCTCGTCTATCGGTCGGGCGACGTACACGCCCATCACCGACGCGGCAGCCATGGATGCCTTCAGGCTGCTCTGCCAGACCGAGGGCATCATTCCGGCCATCGAGACCGCGCACGCCCTGGCCGGAGCCATCGAGCTCGGGCGCGAGCTGGGCGAGGGTGCGACGATCCTCGTCAACCTGTCTGGTCGAGGAGACAAAGACGTCGAGACGGCCGGGGCGTACTTCGGCGTGCTCGACGCCGGTGCCGGGGCATGA
- the trpA gene encoding tryptophan synthase subunit alpha: MTTPGTAPVRHASPVASAISSSRVDRAGALIGYLPVGFPNLAESIDAAVALVENGVDVLELGIPYSDPVMDGPVIQKATQASLDAGFRLTDAFTAVEAIRSRVDAPVLLMTYWNPVVQYGVGRFADDLRSAGGAGLITPDLTVDSGADWLDESDRTGLDRVFLAAPTSTEERLRLAVSNSRGFVYTVSTMGTTGARTELGAAAKQLVTRLREVGADSACVGIGVSTAEQIADILSYADGAIVGSALVRALAEDGVSGVARLAAALSEGTAR, encoded by the coding sequence ATGACGACTCCGGGCACCGCACCGGTGCGGCACGCGTCTCCCGTCGCATCCGCCATCTCCTCGAGCCGTGTCGACCGTGCCGGCGCCCTCATCGGCTATCTGCCCGTCGGGTTCCCGAACCTCGCTGAGAGCATCGATGCCGCCGTCGCCCTGGTCGAGAACGGAGTCGACGTTCTCGAGCTCGGAATTCCCTACTCCGATCCGGTCATGGACGGCCCTGTCATCCAGAAGGCAACGCAGGCGTCGCTCGACGCAGGCTTCCGGCTCACCGACGCGTTCACGGCGGTCGAGGCCATCCGCTCCCGAGTTGACGCGCCCGTGCTCCTGATGACGTACTGGAACCCCGTAGTGCAGTACGGCGTGGGCCGCTTCGCCGACGATCTGCGCTCCGCGGGCGGCGCCGGCCTCATCACGCCCGACCTCACCGTGGATTCCGGTGCCGACTGGCTCGACGAGAGTGACAGGACAGGGCTCGACAGGGTCTTCCTCGCCGCTCCGACCTCTACCGAGGAGCGCCTCCGCCTGGCCGTGTCGAACAGTCGGGGGTTCGTGTACACGGTGTCGACCATGGGCACCACCGGTGCCAGAACAGAGCTCGGCGCAGCCGCCAAGCAACTTGTCACGCGCCTACGAGAGGTCGGCGCCGACAGCGCCTGCGTCGGCATCGGTGTCTCCACCGCAGAGCAGATCGCCGACATCCTCAGCTACGCAGACGGCGCCATCGTGGGCTCGGCTCTCGTGCGTGCCCTCGCCGAAGACGGGGTGTCCGGAGTAGCGCGCCTCGCCGCGGCCTTGTCCGAGGGCACCGCGCGCTGA
- the gltB gene encoding glutamate synthase large subunit, with protein sequence MATQPRPEQPTHHRFSSVPEAQGLYDPASEKDACGLAMVATLRGTAGHDIIDTALGALRNLEHRGAIGSDAGTGDGAGILTQIPDEFLRAVGPTDLPAVGRYAVGNAFLPVDDDERAAIVERIAELADSEGLVILGWREVPIRPDELGRLARAAMPAIWQLFVTSAGHDDHGNPLSGLSLDRLTYRMRKRAERELEVYFMSLSSRTLTYKGMVTTLQLEPFYPDLSDERFASKLALVHSRYSTNTFPSWPLAQPLRMMAHNGEINTVQGNRNWMRARQSQLESEVMGDLAPLLPIVTPGASDSASFDEVVELLTLAGRSLPHAIMMMVPEAWENQADFEPSHRAFYEYHSMLMEPWDGPAALVFTDGDLVGATLDRNGLRPGRYLVTDDDLVVLASEIGVIDVDPARVVRKGRLRPGNMFLVDTEAGRIIEDDEIKDGLAATGPYAEWLDEGRINLRDLPEREHIVHTPASVTRRQRTFGYTEEEIRILLMPMAKNGAEPLGAMGSDTPIAVLSERPRLLFDYFTQQFAQVTNPPLDSIREEVVTSMRLGLGPERNLLAATAEHTRQVILDFPVIDNDELAKIQHIDPHSGSRITTTIRGLYRVEDGPLAMQERIAAMCVEADEAIENGAAFIVLSDRDSNKDLAPVPSLLMLSAVHHHLIRQETRMKVGLIVEAGDVREVHHVALLIGYGASAVNPYLAMETCENLVRSGRLSGLTPEKAVKNVIKALGKGVLKIMSKMGISTVSSYAGAQAFEAVGLGTDFVKEYFTGTTTKLGGIGIDVVASESASRHRAAYPEDEAAAAHEPLATGGEYQWRREGPPHLFNPETVFRLQHSTRNRRYDIFRDYTRLIDEQAENLMTLRGLFKLRNGARPAIPLDEVEPIESIVKRFSTGAMSYGSISQEAHETLAIAMNSIGAKSNTGEGGEDTDRLLDPKRRSAIKQVASGRFGVTSMYLTHATDIQLKMAQGAKPGEGGQLPPTKVYPWVARTRHATPGVGLISPPPHHDIYSIEDLKQLIFDVKRANPLARVHVKLVSQSGIGAVAAGVTKALADVVLVSGHDGGTGASPLNSLKHAGTPWEIGLAETQQTLMLNGMRDRVVVQVDGQMKTGRDVIIGALLGAEEYGFATAPLVVEGCILMRVCHLDTCPVGVATQNPELRARFTGKPEFVVNFFEFLAQEVREYLAELGFRSLEEAIGHHELIDMNGAIEHWKADGLDLSPILVGPTFADDEPRSNRRSQDHELEKHFDNRLIHDARTALENGEPVAITLPIRNTERAVGTMLGNQVTLRHGEAGLPEGTIQVTLTGSAGQSFGAFLPSGITLRLEGDSNDYVGKGLSGGQIIVRPDRKSVFAAEDNVIAGNVIGYGATRGSMFIRGIVGERFLVRNSGATAVVEGAGDHALEYMTGGLALILGPTGRNLGAGMSGGTAYVHRLRTESVNRDAVASGELKLLALGSADAEILRDLLGRHEAETGSTLAAAMLADFDTTVTEFVKVLPRDYAAVLETRQTAVDEGLDPDGDVVWGRILEVTGG encoded by the coding sequence ATGGCCACGCAGCCACGGCCCGAGCAGCCAACACATCACCGGTTCAGTTCTGTTCCCGAGGCACAGGGTCTGTACGACCCGGCCTCGGAGAAGGACGCGTGCGGCCTCGCCATGGTCGCGACCCTGCGCGGCACCGCCGGCCACGACATCATCGACACCGCGCTCGGCGCCCTCCGCAACCTCGAGCACCGAGGCGCCATCGGCTCAGACGCGGGCACCGGAGACGGTGCCGGCATCCTCACCCAGATTCCGGACGAGTTCCTCCGAGCCGTCGGCCCAACCGACCTACCGGCCGTCGGCCGGTACGCGGTGGGAAACGCCTTCCTGCCGGTCGACGACGACGAGCGGGCGGCGATCGTCGAGCGCATCGCCGAACTCGCCGACTCTGAGGGCCTCGTCATCCTGGGGTGGCGAGAGGTTCCGATCCGGCCTGATGAGCTCGGTCGCCTCGCTCGCGCCGCCATGCCCGCCATCTGGCAACTCTTCGTGACCAGCGCCGGCCACGACGACCACGGCAATCCCTTGTCCGGTCTCAGCCTCGACCGACTGACCTATCGCATGCGCAAGCGGGCGGAGCGAGAGCTCGAGGTCTACTTCATGTCGCTCTCGAGCCGCACCCTGACCTACAAGGGCATGGTCACCACTCTGCAGCTCGAGCCGTTCTACCCCGACCTCTCCGACGAGCGCTTCGCCTCGAAGCTCGCGCTTGTGCACTCGCGCTACTCCACCAACACCTTCCCCTCGTGGCCGCTCGCACAGCCCCTGCGCATGATGGCCCACAACGGCGAGATCAACACCGTTCAGGGAAACCGCAACTGGATGCGTGCCCGGCAATCGCAGCTCGAATCCGAGGTGATGGGCGACCTGGCCCCCCTGCTGCCGATCGTGACGCCCGGCGCGAGCGACTCCGCCTCGTTCGACGAGGTGGTCGAGCTCCTCACGCTCGCCGGCCGATCACTGCCGCACGCCATCATGATGATGGTGCCGGAGGCCTGGGAGAACCAGGCAGACTTCGAGCCGAGCCACAGGGCCTTCTACGAGTACCACTCCATGCTCATGGAGCCGTGGGACGGCCCGGCCGCCCTCGTCTTCACCGACGGCGACCTCGTCGGCGCCACCCTCGATCGCAACGGCCTGCGTCCCGGTCGTTACCTGGTGACCGACGACGACCTCGTCGTGCTGGCCAGTGAGATCGGCGTCATCGACGTCGATCCAGCCAGGGTCGTACGAAAGGGCCGCCTTCGTCCCGGCAATATGTTCCTGGTCGACACCGAAGCCGGCCGCATCATCGAAGACGACGAGATCAAAGACGGCCTCGCGGCCACGGGTCCGTACGCCGAGTGGCTCGACGAGGGACGCATCAACCTGCGCGACCTTCCCGAGCGCGAGCACATCGTGCACACACCCGCATCGGTCACGCGACGCCAGCGCACCTTCGGCTACACCGAAGAAGAGATCCGCATCCTGCTGATGCCCATGGCCAAGAACGGTGCGGAGCCGCTGGGCGCCATGGGATCGGACACGCCCATCGCCGTGCTCAGCGAGCGTCCGCGGCTGCTCTTCGACTACTTCACCCAGCAGTTCGCGCAGGTCACCAACCCGCCGCTCGACTCGATCCGCGAAGAGGTCGTGACGTCGATGCGCCTCGGCCTCGGTCCCGAGCGCAACCTTCTGGCTGCAACCGCGGAACACACCCGCCAGGTCATCCTCGACTTCCCCGTGATCGACAACGACGAGCTCGCCAAGATCCAGCACATCGACCCGCACTCCGGCAGCCGCATCACGACCACGATCCGCGGGCTCTACCGAGTCGAAGACGGCCCGCTGGCCATGCAAGAGCGCATCGCAGCCATGTGCGTCGAGGCCGACGAAGCCATCGAGAACGGCGCGGCCTTCATCGTGCTCTCCGACCGCGACTCGAACAAAGATCTCGCGCCCGTGCCGTCGCTGCTGATGCTGTCTGCGGTGCACCACCACCTCATCCGCCAGGAGACCCGCATGAAGGTGGGCCTCATCGTCGAGGCGGGAGACGTGCGCGAGGTGCACCACGTCGCGCTCCTGATCGGCTACGGCGCATCCGCCGTCAACCCGTACCTGGCGATGGAGACCTGCGAGAACCTGGTGCGCAGCGGGCGTCTCAGCGGACTCACACCCGAGAAGGCCGTCAAGAATGTGATCAAGGCGCTCGGTAAGGGCGTTCTCAAGATCATGTCGAAGATGGGAATCTCGACGGTATCGAGCTATGCCGGAGCGCAGGCGTTCGAGGCGGTCGGCCTCGGCACTGACTTCGTCAAGGAGTACTTCACCGGAACGACCACCAAGCTCGGCGGCATCGGTATCGACGTCGTCGCGTCGGAGAGCGCCAGCCGCCATCGGGCCGCCTATCCCGAAGACGAGGCCGCGGCCGCTCACGAGCCCCTGGCCACCGGCGGCGAGTACCAGTGGAGGCGCGAGGGACCGCCCCACCTCTTCAACCCCGAGACGGTCTTCCGTCTGCAGCACTCGACCCGCAACCGGCGCTACGACATCTTCCGTGACTACACACGGCTGATCGACGAACAGGCCGAGAACCTGATGACGCTGCGGGGACTGTTCAAGCTGCGCAACGGCGCTCGTCCCGCGATCCCCCTCGACGAAGTCGAGCCCATCGAGTCGATCGTCAAGCGCTTCTCCACCGGGGCCATGAGCTACGGTTCCATCTCGCAGGAGGCGCACGAGACGCTCGCCATCGCGATGAACAGCATCGGAGCCAAATCCAACACCGGCGAGGGCGGAGAGGACACGGATCGCCTGCTCGATCCGAAGCGCCGCAGCGCGATCAAGCAGGTCGCATCCGGTCGATTCGGGGTCACCAGTATGTATCTGACCCACGCCACCGACATCCAGCTCAAGATGGCGCAGGGGGCGAAGCCCGGCGAGGGCGGGCAGTTGCCACCGACGAAGGTCTACCCGTGGGTCGCGCGCACTCGCCACGCGACTCCGGGTGTCGGACTCATCTCGCCGCCGCCGCACCACGACATCTACTCCATCGAAGACCTGAAGCAGCTCATCTTCGACGTGAAGCGCGCGAACCCGCTCGCCCGGGTGCACGTGAAGCTTGTCAGCCAGTCGGGTATCGGCGCGGTCGCCGCCGGCGTCACGAAGGCGCTGGCCGATGTCGTTCTGGTGTCCGGCCACGACGGCGGAACGGGTGCGAGCCCGCTCAACTCGCTCAAGCACGCGGGCACGCCCTGGGAGATCGGCCTCGCCGAGACGCAGCAGACCCTGATGCTGAACGGTATGCGCGACCGCGTCGTCGTACAGGTCGACGGACAGATGAAGACGGGCCGCGACGTCATCATCGGCGCGCTGCTCGGTGCAGAGGAATACGGCTTCGCCACCGCACCGCTCGTGGTCGAGGGCTGCATCCTCATGCGCGTCTGCCATCTCGACACGTGTCCCGTGGGGGTCGCGACCCAGAACCCCGAGTTGCGCGCGCGCTTCACCGGCAAACCCGAATTCGTCGTGAACTTCTTCGAGTTCCTCGCGCAAGAGGTGCGGGAGTACCTCGCCGAGCTCGGCTTCCGCTCGCTCGAGGAGGCCATCGGCCACCACGAACTGATCGACATGAATGGCGCGATCGAGCACTGGAAGGCCGACGGCCTCGACCTCAGCCCCATCCTGGTGGGGCCGACGTTCGCCGACGACGAGCCGCGGTCAAACCGGCGCTCGCAAGACCACGAGCTCGAGAAGCACTTCGACAACAGGCTCATCCACGACGCACGGACTGCGCTCGAGAACGGCGAGCCCGTCGCGATCACGCTGCCGATCCGCAACACGGAGCGTGCGGTGGGCACGATGCTCGGCAACCAGGTCACTTTGCGCCACGGCGAAGCCGGCCTGCCTGAGGGCACCATCCAGGTCACACTGACGGGGTCGGCTGGGCAGTCGTTCGGTGCCTTCCTGCCGTCGGGCATCACCCTGCGACTCGAGGGGGACTCGAACGACTACGTCGGCAAGGGCCTCTCGGGCGGCCAGATCATCGTGCGGCCCGACAGGAAGAGCGTGTTCGCGGCAGAGGACAACGTGATCGCGGGCAATGTCATCGGCTACGGGGCGACGCGCGGCAGCATGTTCATCCGCGGCATCGTGGGTGAGCGCTTCCTCGTTCGCAACTCCGGTGCCACGGCCGTCGTCGAAGGCGCGGGCGACCACGCCCTCGAATACATGACGGGCGGGCTCGCACTGATCCTCGGACCGACCGGACGCAACCTGGGTGCCGGCATGTCGGGAGGCACGGCCTATGTGCACCGGCTGCGCACCGAGAGCGTCAACCGCGATGCGGTCGCCTCGGGAGAGCTGAAACTGCTTGCGCTCGGCAGCGCCGACGCCGAGATCCTGCGGGATCTGCTCGGCCGCCACGAGGCAGAGACGGGCTCGACGCTCGCCGCCGCCATGCTGGCCGATTTCGATACAACCGTGACGGAGTTCGTCAAGGTCCTGCCGCGCGACTACGCCGCGGTGCTGGAGACCAGGCAGACGGCCGTCGATGAAGGGCTCGATCCCGATGGCGATGTCGTCTGGGGACGTATTTTGGAGGTAACCGGTGGCTGA